A single region of the Gossypium arboreum isolate Shixiya-1 chromosome 12, ASM2569848v2, whole genome shotgun sequence genome encodes:
- the LOC108455999 gene encoding uncharacterized protein At4g00950-like has product MGSVAEFESETTHTPKLLLYSFPSKAAEEPPGIATPPIHTSASIPFQWEEAPGKPRSCPAAESQPKPHTARCLELPPRLLAEAKVANMPSPTTVLDWPDSGRVVSRTLSFRKGGSFRSPDNKRLSKEKVLFGSSRWGSFRKAGRVVQGSSFDSSDPPMVNGRDGGGSGGGTQVKITRVRRKGSLLSLTQARSHVLASIYESFKQVVPWRRGEGKMKKKGS; this is encoded by the exons ATGGGGTCCGTGGCAGAGTTCGAAAGTGAAACAACCCATACACCAAAGCTTTTACTATATTCGTTTCCAAGTAAGGCGGCGGAAGAGCCGCCAGGTATCGCGACGCCGCCGATCCATACCTCAGCTTCGATTCCATTCCAGTGGGAGGAAGCGCCAGGGAAGCCTAGGTCTTGTCCCGCCGCTGAAAGTCAACCAAAGCCACATACTGCAAGATGCTTGGAACTGCCTCCGAGGTTGTTAGCCGAGGCTAAGGTTGCTAACATGCCGTCTCCAACGACTGTCTTGGACTGGCCTGATTCGGGTCGGGTTGTGTCTCGTACCTTGTCGTTTCGGAAAGGCGGGTCTTTTAGGAGCCCTGATAACAAGAGGTTGAGTAAGGAGAAAGTTCTGTTCGGGTCGAGTCGGTGGGGGAGTTTTAGAAAAGCTGGACGAGTTGTTCAGGGAAGTAGTTTTGACTCTTCAGATCCTCCGATGGTTAACGGCCGTGATGGTGGCGGAAGTGGCGGCGGTACGCAGGTGAAGATCACGAGAGTTAGGCGGAAAGGGAGCCTGTTGAGCCTTACTCAAGCTAGGTCACACGTATTG GCAAGCATTTATGAAAGCTTTAAGCAAGTGGTCCCATGGAGACGTGGAGAAGGGAAAATGAAGAAGAAGGGCTCCTGA